The window CGGATGCACGTTTTTTCCATGTATTAAAAGACGGTGAGCAGATTGCCGCTTTCTATCTGGATTTATACGCGCGGGCGAAAAAACGCGGCGGCGCGTGGATGGATGATTGCCGTATCCGTCGCCGTAACGCCGATGGCAGCATCCAGCTGCCGGTGGCTTATCTGGTGTGTAATTTCACTCCACCGGTGGGTGATAAACCGGCACTGCTGACCCACGACGAGCTGACCACACTGTTCCATGAATTTGGTCATGGCCTGCACCATATGCTGACGCAGATTGATGTGGCGGCAGTGAGCGGCATTAATGGTGTGGCCTGGGATGCCGTCGAACTGCCGAGTCAGTTCCTGGAAAACTGGTGTTACGAGCCGGAGGCGCTGGCCTTTATTTCTGGTCACTACCAAACGGGCGAGCCGCTGCCACAGGAACTGCTGGATAAACTGCTCGCCGCCAAACATTTCCAGAGCGCGATGATGACCATGCGTCAGCAGGAATTTGCTCTGTTCGATTTCCGCCTGCATCATGAATTCCGTGAGCAGCCGGTGGATGTACAGCAGCTGCTGAACGAAGTCCGTGCTCAGGTAGCGGTGGTGCCGATTGCCGGCTTTAACCGCTTCCAGCACAGCTTCAGCCATATTTTTGCCGGTGGTTATGCGGCCGGTTATTACTCCTACAAATGGGCCGAAGTACTGAGTGCCGATGCTTATTCGCGCTTTGAAGAAGAAGGCATTTTCAACCGTGCAACCGGCGAAAGTTTCCTGCAGGAAATTCTCAGTCAGGGCGGCTCGCGTGAAGCGGCGGTTCTGTTTGAAAACTTCCGTGGCCGTAAGCCGTCGGTTGAACCTTTGCTGCGCCACAGCGGCATTGTGGTGGAGGAGGTTGCCTGATGTCTGAGTACAAACCCAAACGTCCGCGCCGCTTTATTGCCGGCGCTGTCTGCCCCAAGTGCAGCGAAATGGACAAGACCGTTATGTACAGCAACGATGACGGCGAAGAAGTGCGCGAGTGCATCAGCTGCGGTTTCAGCCAGACCACCTCCGAGCAGGCGCAGGAAGATCAGCAGGCGCAGGAACTGGTGACACGGGTAACGCCCGATGGTAAGCCGATTCTGGACGACGGCGAGCAGCCGCTGAAAATTCTCGGCCTGTCACCCTCTGCTGTTAACACAAAGGCTGACTCTGGCGCTGACAAAACGTGACCTTTTTATTGGTTGAGTCATCAGTAAAGAGCCAGTAGACTGACATTATTAACAGCACCCGCTGCCGGCTGTCTGACGCAAGGATGTGTCAGACGGCCGGATTCGTTTCTGCCCCACGCATTTTCTCTTTTTTTCATAATTCGTTCAGATTTCTGCTTTATGCTGGCCCGTCCGGAATCTAAGGCATGTCGCTATTATCGTGTTTCAGGTCATGTATTTTCGTCAGTCGGGCGGCTTTCCGGGTTGGCGCTTTCAGGACAGGCGTTTTAGACTGTCGCTCCTCAAGCTAATTAACGAGCAACTTACCAAGCAAGGAGCTGCTGTGAAACCGGGTCAAACCCTACGTTCAATGTTTCTGTTGCTGCCGGCGATATTACTGGCTGGCTGTGCAACTTACGGTGCCGGAATTAACGGCGCTATTCAGGATGTGCAGAAAGGCGATTACGCGGCATCGGAAGCCAAGCTGCAGAAAGCCCTTAACCCAACCGGTAACGACCGCCTGCTGTACAACATGGAACTGGCCGTCGTAAAACATCTGCAAGGCGATTTTGCTGCCAGTAATGTGTTGCTCGATAAGGCCGAACGTATTGCCGAAGATCTGGAAACAACCAGCATCACCGGCTCGATGGTGACGCTGATGTCGAATCCGCGTCAGGGGCCATATGGCGGTGCCGACTTCGAAAAAGTCTTTATCAACTACTACAAAGCCCTTAACTATTTTGGTCTGGCGCAGCTGGCGGCCGACCGCAATGGTTATTACGACGCACTGGAAGGTGCGCGTATTGAATCCCGCCGCCTGATTATCCGTCTTAACGATCTGAATTCGCGCAAAGGCACCTACGCCGAGCAGAACGATAAAGAGCAGCAGACTTTTACGCAGTTACTGAAAATCTTCGAAAAGCTGCAGGGCAATCTGGTGGATATGGATCGCCTTGAATACCGCGATGACGCCATGGCGCATTACCTTACCGGTATCAGCTTTGAAATGAACGGCGAGTACGATGATGCCCGTATCAGCTACCAGAAAGCGGCGAAAAGCTACGAGGGTGGCTTCAGTAAACAGTTCCGTCTCGATGCGGAAATGACCGAGCAGGCCTGGTTCGACACCATCCGTATGATGCAGAAAGCCGGTGGCTACAAAACTGAATCACGTGCACTGGCAAAGAAAAAACTGAGCAAGGCGCGTCAGGCCGAACTGAAAAACTGGACCGCCGACAAAGCCCAGATCATCGTGCTGGAGCACAAAGGCCTGGCGCCACACCGCAAAGAAATGAGTCTGGAGCTGTCAGTGAATCCGGCTCTGCAGGCGCTGGAAATCCGCCCGTACTTTTTCGGCAACGACAAAGCCCAGCTGGCCTGGTTTTATGTGCTGTACGCCGATAAGAACATTTTTGATGCGGTGGCAAACTACCTCGATGCCGCCGAAGTCGGATACTGGTTTAACAGCTTCACCAAAACCGTGCCTATTGGCCCGCTGTGGAATACCGCGCAGGATATGGGTCTGCTGAGCGCCATTGGCGAATCCATGCGCATTACCGTGCCCTATTATTCTCCGGTTAAACCTATGGGCGAGAGTACGCTGAGCGTTGATGGCGAACGCAGCCTGATGCTGAAATCCTCCAACCCGGCATTGATGGCTGTACAGGAACAGATGGTTAACTCATCGACCGATATTCAGCTGGCGCTGGCACGTTCATCATTGAAAGCCTTAACCGCACAGTCGGTTGCATCTGCCAGTGGTGGTGGCTCGCTGGGCGGCATCCTGTCGATGGCCGGTAAGCTGACAGCACAACTGACTGATGCTGCAGAAACCCGTAACTGGTTACTGCTGCCGGGTGATATCCGTATCCGCCGGGTTGCCGTTGAACCGGGAGAGCATACACTGGCGCTGGATTCCACGCTGAGTGCGGGTCAGCGTCATAGCGCGCAGACACAGGTTAACCTGCAGGCCGGGGATATCCACCTGTGGCGTGTACGTTCACTGCCTCCTCTGGCCGGTGCGGCCAAAGAAAGCGAAGTAAAACAACTGATCAAAGTAGCTGAATAACTCATATTCATTGTCTGATAAGGATGGACACCATGCTGACAAACCTCACAAAACTGACTGCCTGTACTCTGCTGGGCGCTTCTGTACTGCTTTCTGCCGGTTGTGCCACCAAGGTCACCCGTCTGAGCGCCAACGAAGAAGTGGCACTGTCTGATCGCTGGAACGCCAAGGACTCTGAGCTGGTGGCCAACGAAATGATCACCGACATGCTGTCTTTCCCATGGGCGCGTGACTTCGAGATGGACAACAACCGTCGTCCGACCGTGATCATCTCGCGCATCAGCAACAAGTCACACGAGCACATTGCCGTCGATACCTTCATCAACGACATCAAGCGTTCCATCATCCGTTCCGGCCGCGCCGGTTTCGTGGCCGGTGGCGATGAGCGTGCCGCGGTACGTGATGAGCGTCGCGATCAGGAACTGAACGCCAAAGACGCCAAGGCTCAGGGTCAGGAAAAAGCGGCAGATTTCGCGCTGTCCGGCACCATCAACTCGCTGGTGGACCAGGTGGGCAAAGAGCGTGTGACCTTCTATCAGGTAGACCTGAAACTGATCGACATGGAATCCAATATGGAAGTGTGGAACGGTCAGAAGAAGATCCAGAAACTGCAGCAGAAATCCTCTTTCGGATTCTAAGGACAGCCCGTGGCTAAGCGCTTACTGGTTGCGGCACTGGCTCTGGGCACAGGCATCAGCCTGCTGTCCGGTTGTGTCGGCAACAGCACCAAACCGGCCAAAGACGCAGCCCGCAGCAGCAAAGCTCCGGCCTGGGTAACGCAGCCGCCGCAGATGCGTGGCATGGCCTACGGCATCGGTTCGATGGAAATCTACGGCAGTGCCACCGATGCGGTAAAACGCGCGGCGGAGCTGGCGCGGATTGATCTGGTATCGCAGCTTAAAGTGACCGTCAGCGGTGACTTCAGCAGCGAAACCGTCGAGCTGAGCGGCAGCAACCGTGACAGCGAAGTGCTGCGTACCGTGCGCAACTATGTGCGCAGTCAGGTGCCACCGGCCGAGCTGGACGAAGTGCAGATCAGCGAAACCCATACCGACGCCAAATACGCTTACGCCCTGGCCGAGCTGGATCGTAATGCCGCGGCCGCACGTCTGCGCCGCGATATGAACGATATCGAACAGGAACTGAGCGCCATCGGCGAACTGCAGCCAACCGGTAACCGCCTGCAACAGCTGCAGCCGTTATTACCGGCACTGACCCTGTTCGCCAAGCGTGAGCGTCTGGGTGAGCGTCTGACGCTGATCAGTATGGAACGTAAGGCCCCGGCCTTAAGTCCTGAACTGAAAGCACTGCAGGACCGTATCTACGCCCAGATCGATCAGCTGCAGGTCAGCCTCGAACTGCTCGATGACGGCGCCCAGACCATTGGCGGCGGCGTGCTCGAAGCGCTGACCTCACAGGGACTGCGCATTCAGGACGGCAGCGACGCCGACCTGCGCTTCGATATCAGCGCCCAGCTGAGCGGCAAAGCCAAAGACGGCAGCCACTATGTGTTTGCCGACAGCCGCGTCACCATCCGCGATGGTGCCGGTCGTGTGCTGAGCTCGTTCAGCAAGCAGGCCAAGGGTGTGTCCGGACTGGAAGACGTTGCCCGGCAGAAAGCCGCCCGTGAAGTTGCCAAGCTGATTGGTGATGAACTGGCGGTAGCGCTGGTGGATAAAATCCGCTGATGGCGGTTATCGCTCCGGTATAAAAAAAGAGCCTCATTTGAGGCTCTTTTTTTGTCTGGTGTTTGGGTTGAATTGTGTTGGTAGCCAGCCATATGCCTGCAAAGGCAGGAGAAGAAGCATGACTGCCGCACTGAAAACGGCAGTCACCCAGAGGGGTATCAGCCGCGCTTGGCCAGCGCTGCTTTCGCCCGTGCCGCGGCGGCACGTACCTGATCCGGTGCGGTGCCACCAATATGGTTACGCGCCGCGACCGAGCCTTCCAGTGTCAGTACATCAAAGACGTCGGCGGTGATTTCAGTGGAGAACTGCTGCAGTTCTTCCAGTGTCATTTCGCTCAGGTCTTTGCCGGTTTTCACGCCGTAGCCAACCGCTTTACCGACGATTTCGTGGGCGTCACGGAACGGGATACCTTTGCGCACCACATAATCGGCGAGGTCGGTGGCGGTGGAGAAACCACGCATTGCGGCTTCGCGCATATCGTCTTTGCGGGCAATCAGGTTGGGCGCCATATCGGCGAAGGCACGCAGGCTGTCGCGCAGGGTATCGACGGTGTCGAACAGCGGCTCTTTGTCTTCCTGATTGTCTTTGTTGTAGGCCAGCGGCTGCGATTTCATCAGCGTCAGCAGGCCAACCAGATGGCCGTATACGCGACCGGTTTTACCGCGTACCAGTTCCGGCACGTCGGGGTTTTTCTTCTGCGGCATGATGCTGGAGCCGGTGCAGAAACGGTCCGGCAGGTCGATAAAGCGGAACTGGGCAGAGGCCCACAGCACCAGCTCTTCGGAGAAGCGTGACATGTGCATCATGATCAGCGACGCGGCGGAGCAGAATTCGATAGCGAAGTCGCGGTCGGATACGGAATCCAGGCTGTTTTCGGTTGGCGCGTCAAAGCCCAGCAGTTCAGCGGTGTAATGACGGTCGATCGGGTAGGTGGTGCCGGCCAGTGCTGCAGCACCCAGCGGCAGCTGGTTCATACGCGCACGGCAGTCCTGCAGACGGGCGTAATCGCGCTCGAGCATGGCGTTCCAGGCCAGCAGGTGATGACCAAAAGTCACCGGCTGCGCAGTCTGCAGATGGGTGAAGCCCGGCATAATGGTGTCGGCTTCTTTTTCGGCCAGTTCTACCAGGCCCTGCTGCAGGCGGGTCAGCTCGGCGCTGATGACGTCGATTTCGTCACGCAGGTAGAGGCGGATATCGGTGGCTACCTGATCGTTACGGGAACGGCCGGTGTGCAGCTTCTTACCGGTGATGCCGATTTTTTTGGTCAGCGCCGCTTCGATGTTCATGTGCACATCTTCCAGCGCGACTGACCATTCGAAGTCACCGCGCTCGATTTCGATACGTACTTCTTCCAGGCCGCGGATGATGTCATCGCGTTCCTGTGCGGTCAGTACGCCGACTTTGCACAGCATTTTGGCGTGGGCGACGGAGCCCTGAATGTCCTGACGGTACATGCGGCGGTCAAAATCCACCGATGCGGTGTAGCGCGCAACAAAAGCGTCGGTCGGTTCGGAGAAGCGTCCGCCCCAGGAAGCATTGGTGGATGATTGATCGGACATGAGTACCTCAAACTGGTGCATGAATCGGAAATGGCGCGGATTATAACCATTGCGGCGGTGCTCTGTCCCTGTTTTGCCGCCATTCGCCCTATGGAGCTTGCTCTGCCGCTGCGCTGACGACAGACTTAGCTCAGCATTCGTTGCTCAGGAAGCATCACTTTGTCAGCCAGTCATTCAACATCTTCATCCCGGCGTGGACAGCAGGCGCTGCTGGAAGCCTTTTTCCTGCCCGACCTGTGCAATACCCGAGCGGTGATTATTCTGCTGGCGCTGAGTGAAGCGCTGGTGCTGGCGCTGACGCTGGTCGAGAGCGGTTTGCCGCAATTTTCCTGGCAGCGTTTTACCGTGGTGTCGTTCTTTGTGCAGTGGGTCTGTCTGCTGTCGGTGGCGATTCTGTGTCAGCTGCGGGTGCTGTTGGCGCGCTTAACCGCGATGTCAGCCTCGCTGGTGGCATTGCTGGTGATCGAGCTGGTGACGCTGAGCGTGAGTCTGGTCGGGGAATGGTTATGGCCCCGCGACAGTACCTACACCGACTGGCCCTGGGTGCTGCGCAATCTGCTGATTGCCGGTGTCTTTGGCGCTATGGCGATGCGTTATTTTTATGTGCAGAGCCAGTGGCGGCTGAAAACCCAGGCCGAGCTGAAATCGCGGCTGGCGGCACTGCAGGCCAATATCCGCCCGCATTTCTTTTTTAACACCCTGAATACCGTAACCTCGCTGATCAG of the Thalassolituus hydrocarboniclasticus genome contains:
- a CDS encoding YheV family putative zinc ribbon protein; its protein translation is MSEYKPKRPRRFIAGAVCPKCSEMDKTVMYSNDDGEEVRECISCGFSQTTSEQAQEDQQAQELVTRVTPDGKPILDDGEQPLKILGLSPSAVNTKADSGADKT
- a CDS encoding penicillin-binding protein activator LpoB produces the protein MLTNLTKLTACTLLGASVLLSAGCATKVTRLSANEEVALSDRWNAKDSELVANEMITDMLSFPWARDFEMDNNRRPTVIISRISNKSHEHIAVDTFINDIKRSIIRSGRAGFVAGGDERAAVRDERRDQELNAKDAKAQGQEKAADFALSGTINSLVDQVGKERVTFYQVDLKLIDMESNMEVWNGQKKIQKLQQKSSFGF
- a CDS encoding LPP20 family lipoprotein; its protein translation is MAKRLLVAALALGTGISLLSGCVGNSTKPAKDAARSSKAPAWVTQPPQMRGMAYGIGSMEIYGSATDAVKRAAELARIDLVSQLKVTVSGDFSSETVELSGSNRDSEVLRTVRNYVRSQVPPAELDEVQISETHTDAKYAYALAELDRNAAAARLRRDMNDIEQELSAIGELQPTGNRLQQLQPLLPALTLFAKRERLGERLTLISMERKAPALSPELKALQDRIYAQIDQLQVSLELLDDGAQTIGGGVLEALTSQGLRIQDGSDADLRFDISAQLSGKAKDGSHYVFADSRVTIRDGAGRVLSSFSKQAKGVSGLEDVARQKAAREVAKLIGDELAVALVDKIR
- the argH gene encoding argininosuccinate lyase — its product is MSDQSSTNASWGGRFSEPTDAFVARYTASVDFDRRMYRQDIQGSVAHAKMLCKVGVLTAQERDDIIRGLEEVRIEIERGDFEWSVALEDVHMNIEAALTKKIGITGKKLHTGRSRNDQVATDIRLYLRDEIDVISAELTRLQQGLVELAEKEADTIMPGFTHLQTAQPVTFGHHLLAWNAMLERDYARLQDCRARMNQLPLGAAALAGTTYPIDRHYTAELLGFDAPTENSLDSVSDRDFAIEFCSAASLIMMHMSRFSEELVLWASAQFRFIDLPDRFCTGSSIMPQKKNPDVPELVRGKTGRVYGHLVGLLTLMKSQPLAYNKDNQEDKEPLFDTVDTLRDSLRAFADMAPNLIARKDDMREAAMRGFSTATDLADYVVRKGIPFRDAHEIVGKAVGYGVKTGKDLSEMTLEELQQFSTEITADVFDVLTLEGSVAARNHIGGTAPDQVRAAAARAKAALAKRG
- a CDS encoding sensor histidine kinase: MSASHSTSSSRRGQQALLEAFFLPDLCNTRAVIILLALSEALVLALTLVESGLPQFSWQRFTVVSFFVQWVCLLSVAILCQLRVLLARLTAMSASLVALLVIELVTLSVSLVGEWLWPRDSTYTDWPWVLRNLLIAGVFGAMAMRYFYVQSQWRLKTQAELKSRLAALQANIRPHFFFNTLNTVTSLISVDPDKAEHLLLDLAQLFRAVLNNDDAQIPLAQEIELGRRYLGIEQVRLGNERLQVNWKLPQPLPAALKVPQLLLQPLLENAVYHGIQPSISGGWIEVELAQEGQAEDNGAWWLTIRNSKPEGSGEAGNRLAHNNIRARLAALDEQARLEVDDLGGEYIARLRLPQAAADGVTTVKGSV